The Neorhizobium sp. NCHU2750 genome contains the following window.
ACTGGCCGCCCAGCTCGGGCTTTCCGCCGGCGACAAGATCACGCTCATCTCGCCCGAAGGCGACGTGACGCCGATGGGCGTCAACCCGCGGGTCAAGTCCTACACGATCTCCGGTATCTTCGAGATCGGCATGTCGGAATATGATGCGACGATCATCTATATGCCGCTGGAAGAATCGCAGCTCTATTTCAACGCCGAGGGCATCGTCCAGTCGATCGAACTCTTCGTCGATGATCCCGATGCGATCGACGACCTGCGCCCCAAGGTGGAGGCGGCTGCCGGACGGCAGATCTACATCACCGACTGGCGCCAGCGCAACGAGACCTTCTTCTCCGCCCTTCAGGTCGAGCGCAACGTCATGTTTATGATCCTGACGCTGATCGTGCTGGTCGCCGCCTTGAACATCATTTCCGGCCTGATCATGCTGGTGAAGGACAAGGGCTCCGACATCGCCATCCTGCGCACGATGGGGGCGAGTTCCGGGGCGATCATGCGCATATTCTTCATGACCGGGGCCGCCATCGGCCTTGTCGGTACGGTCGCGGGCGTCGCGCTCGGTGTCGTCGTCTGTCTGAATATCGAATCGATCCGCCAGTTCTTCTCCTGGGTTTCCGGCACGGTCCTGTTCAACCCGGAACTCTATTTCTTGAGCGAACTGCCGGCCAAGATGAGCATCGGCGAGACGGTCTCCGTCGTCGCCATGGCGCTCGTCCTGTCCTTCATCGCCACCATCTTTCCCGCATGGCGGGCCTCCAGGCTCGATCCCGTCCAGGCTCTCCGCTATGAATAAGGTCTCCATGGCACCGCGCAAAACCGTCCTGAAGCTCTCTGGCGTCGAACGTCACTATGGCCAGGGCGAGACCATGCTTTCGATCCTGAAGGGCGCCGATTTCGAGCTGAAAAGCGGCGAGATCGTCGCGCTCGTGGCACCTTCCGGCACAGGCAAGTCGACCCTGCTTCATCTCGCAGGCCTTCTGGAACATCCGGATGGCGGCGACGTGTCGATCGGCGGCCATTCCTGCAACGATCTGCCCGACGAGCAGCGCACCTCGATCCGCCGCTCCGAGATCGGCTTCGTCTACCAGTTCCATCATCTCCTGCCGGAATTTTCCGCGATCGAGAATATCATGATGCCCCAGCTGATCGGCGGTCTGTCGAAGACCGAGGCGAGGGGCAGGGCGGCTCAACTGCTCGACTATATGCGCATCGGCCACCGTGCCGAGCACCGGCCGGCCGAACTGTCGGGCGGCGAACAGCAGCGCGTGGCGATCGCCCGCGCAGTGGCCAACGCGCCCCGCGTCTTGCTCGCCGACGAGCCGACCGGCAATCTCGACCCGAAGACCGCATCCTATGTCTTCGACGCCCTGGAGGCGCTGGTGCGCCAGTCCGGCCTCGCCGCCCTGATCGCCACCCACAATCACGATCTCGCCGCCCGCATGGATCGTCGCGTGACGATCGAAGGCGGCAAGGTCGTCGAGTTTTGACCCCAGGGCTTAGCCGAGATCCCTTCCTGTCCATCTTCGGGTTGATCCGGTCGTGCCGCAATGCCGCGGCCGCGCCGCTGCGCCTGGATCGCGCCTGAAATCCATCCCTCATCAGTTCTTGTGCGCGAGGCGCAGATTGATGCCTTGATGTCGCCGGAGCCTGTCCGGTCGCCAGCCGACTGTGGTCGTCATGGGTCGAATCAGTCGCGCTCATGGCTCGGACATGGCGATCGCGAGGGCCGTGCGCCAAAGTCCATGCGACCAGATGTCACAATCTATGGGACACAAAGTCGCATCATTCGGAAAAACCGATGCGCCCATGGGTAGAAAATGCCTCACGTTCCTGGGAGGATTTCATTTTCTGGTGGCAGGGGTGCCTGTTGGCCTTATGTCCCTTCATGCCAACAACATTTCAAGGACACCCTCTTATGACTAAGGATTATGGGACGGGAGAGTACTCTCCCGTCCGGATTTGGTTATTGCGCCTGTTCGGGCTCGCGCTTCTGGCCATCGGCTTGGTTCTCGCAGCCGGCGGCGTAAAGCTCGTCATGCTCGATGGCAGCCCCTATTACGTCTTGATCGGCCTCGCACTCGCCGTCGCCGGCATCGTGGCGCTGGTCGGCAGGATCTGGGGCCTGCATGTCTATCTGCTCGCCTTTGTCGTCACCTTCTTCTGGGCGCTGTGGGAAGCAGGCTTCGATGGCTGGGCGCTCGTCCCGCGCCTCGTCGGCCCTTTCATCCTGCTGGTCCTGGCACTTCTGCTGATGCCGGCCCGTTTCCGCAATGGCAGCCCCACGCGCCGCGGCGCCAGCGCGCTCGCCGGCCTCGCCTGCCTGGTGATCGTGGTTGCCGGCGTGTTCTTCGGCAATTCCCGTCCGGCGCCGCTGCCGCTTCCGGCTGCCGAGGCCGATAACGCGTTTCTCGATGACGCAATCCAGCCGGCCTCGACCGATTGGGCCGCCTGGGGCGGCGGCGCGGGGCAGCGTTTCTCCGACCTGAAGCAGATCACCCCGGAAAATGTCGCCGGGCTGAAGCCTGCCTGGGTCTACCATACCGGCGATATCGCCAAGAATTACGGTGTCGAGATGACGCCGCTGAAGGTTGGTGACATGGTCTATGGATGCACGTCCATCCATGCGGCCTTCGCGCTCAATGCCGCCACCGGCAAGCAGGTCTGGCGCTTCGATCCGAAATCGCCGGAAGCCTATTCGCCGCCGAATTCCGCATGCCGCGGCGTCACCTACTATCATAACCCGCAGGCCGTCGCCGGCGCAGCCTGCGAAAACCGCATCATCTGGGGCAGCTGGGACGGCAAGATCTTTGCGGTCGATGCCGCCGACGGAAAGCTCTGCGAGGATTTTGGCGACGAGGGCCATATCGACCTCACCCAGGGCCTTGGCGAAATCGTTCCGACCATGGTCTCCACCACCTCGGCACCGACCATCGTGCGGGGCGTCGTCGTCACCAGCCAGCAGGTGCGTGATGGCGAGCGCCAGAAGGCGCCTTCCGGCGTCGTTCGCGGCTGGGATGCCGTCACCGGTGAACTGAAATGGGCCTGGGACATGAACCAGCCCGAGATCACCAAACTGCCGCCGGAGGGCAAGACCTATTCGCTCGGTTCGCCGAACGTCTGGTCCACCGCTGTCGGCGATGAAAATCTCGGCCTGGTCTATCTTCCGGTCGCCAACCCGGCCGGCGATTATCTGAGCTCCAACCGCACCGATGCTGAACGCAAATACGGTTCGTCCGTCACCGCGCTCGACGTTCAGACGGGCAAGCCCACCTGGGTCCATCAGTTCGTCAAGAACGACGTATGGGATTATGACGTACCGGCCCAGCCGACCCTCGTCGACTTCCCGACTGCCAATGGCAAGGTACCGGCACTCGTCCAGACGACGAAGATGGGCGACATCTTCGTACTCGACCGCCGCACCGGTGACCTCCTGACCCCGGTCAAGGATACGCCGGTTCCCCAGGGCGGCGTCGAGCCGCAGGAGCGCGCGGCAACGCAGGTGCGGTCCGCCTTCAACAGCACCAGCCAGCCGGATCTGACCGAAAAGCAGATGTGGGGCATGTCGCCGATCGACCAGATGCTGTGCCGCATCCAGTTCCGCGAGGCGAACTACAAGGGCATGTTCACGCCGCCTTCGGCCGACAAGCCCTATATCATGGCGCCGGGCAACAATGGCGGCTCCGATTGGGGCTCGCTTTCGGTGGACGTCCGCCGCGGGGTAATCGTCGCCAACTACAATATCTTCACCAGCTACATGCAGCTGATCCCGCGCGCCGAGGATGATGCCATGGGCGTCTACTATATCGGCGACCCGCGCTCCAAGATGCCGCGTCCGGGCTTCAATCGTCCGGCTGCCGACCAGCCCTATGGCATCAGCCCCAACCAGGGTTGGCAGATGCCGACAGGCCTTCTGTGCACCCAGCCTCCCTATGGCGGCATACGCGCAATCGACCTGAAGACCGGCAAGACCCTGTGGGACAAGCCCTTCGGCACGGCAGAGCGCAACGGACCGTTCGGGATCGCCTCGCATCTGCCGCTGGAAATCGGTACGCCCAACAATGGCGGCACCCTGACCACGGCAACCGGCCTGATCTTTGCCGGCGCGACGACCGACGATCATCTGCGTGCCATGGATCTCGCCTCGGGCAAGACGCTCTGGCAGGCGGAACTTCCGGCTGGCGGCCAGGCGGCACCGATGACCTATGAGCAAGGCGGCAAGCAGTATGTGGTGATCATGGCCGGCGGCCATCACAGCATGCTGACGCCGGCAGGCGACGAACTCATCGCCTATGCACTGCCCTGATAAATGATGACTTGCAGCCCCGCCCTTATGGGCGGGGCTGCATTTTCTCTTCGTACCCATGCCGAAATCGACACCTCGCCTCAACGATTTCAATTGCATGGCCACATTCATTTCCTCACCCCAAAAACCCGTGCCTACAATCATGCCGTTCCGCTTCGGCTACACCGGTCTGCATTGCCGGCGAGGCGGAGCCGGTGATCCGGAAAAACGCCCTTATGCAAGCGGGACGCCGGGGGCCGCGCAGAAAATGGTCTGCCTCTCCTTGAAGAAAGGGGACGTGCGTGTGTCGCACACATACCGGGTCAGTGCCGCTACAGCATCGGCCCGAAAATCGGAATCGATTTTCGGAAAGCCTGATGCGTAGATCAAATGAGATAGAGCGTCCTTTATGCGTCCATTCGGACGCACAGCGCTCTAGGCATCAAACCCGCCGCAGACGGACCGGAGTTGCGCGGAAAAACACACCGAACGGGACACGCCGTGTGTCACTTTATAAAAAATTCATTCGAGACACCCGACGTGTCCCGGCCGAAATTCTGGAATGCCGAAATTTCAAAATCGCCAAAGGCACCAAGGGAGGACTCTATCCTTCGAAGCCGCAGCGTTAACCCCTGATTCACTATCGGGGCGAGGATATGACGCAAAATTCGTTCTCATTTTGTTCCAATGTTGACTCTTGTACAAAAAGAGAACAAATTAAAAACATAACGAACACGGGAGACAACGATGACTGACCTTCTTCGTGATATTGCCGCCTTCGCATCGATCGCAACCTTCGTCGCAAGCCTATCGATGATCATGCTCGTCATGTAGCAGACTTGGCCGGTGGATAATCCCCTTCGCCGGCCCGACCGAAAGCCGTTGACCACCGCAATCTTGACTGGACTTGCGGGGCAGGGCGCCCGAAAATGAACCGACTTGAATCATTGGTGGTGGCGCATAGACATGGCAGAACAGGCAAATACGGGATCGGCGGACGAAAATCTCGGGGCAACCCCGCAATTCGTTCATCTGCGCCTGCATTCCGCCTATTCTCTGCTGGAAGGCGCGCTTCCCCTCAAGAAGGTTCTGGGAAAGGCCGTTGCGGACAATCAGCCCGCGATTGCCATCACCGATACCAACAATCTCTTCGTCGCGCTCGAATTCGCCCAGAAGTCGATCTATGACGGATTGCAGCCGATCATCGGTTGCCAGCTGTCGATCGACATGCAGGATCAGGGCGACGAGCGAAGGGCAAACCAGCAGCTCGCCAAGCTGCCGGCCATCGTTGTTCTTGCGGCGACCGCCGATGGCTATGAGCGGCTGGTCGATCTCGTCAGCCGTGCCTATCTCGGTGGCGAGGGATCGAGCGAAACCCATATCTGCGCCTCCTGGCTGGACGAGGCCGGCACCGATGGGCTGATCGCGCTGACGGGGGCCGCATCCGGGCCGGTCGACAGGGCGATGAGGGACGGTCATGCCGAACTCGCGCTTGCCCGTCTCGAACGGCTGAAAGGTCTCTTCGGCGACCGGCTCTATCTCGAACTGCAGCGCCATGGCGGCTATGACCGCCGGCACGAGCAGCGCATGGTCGATCTCGCCTATACGCATGACGTGCCGCTGGTTGCCACCAACGAGGCCTTCTTCCCCACCAAGGCCGATTATGATGCCCATGATGCGCTGATGGCCGTCGCCCATGGCGCGATCGTCTCCGACGACAGCCGTTTCCGCCTGACGCCGGACCATTACCTGAAAAGCCGCGCCGAGATGGCGAAGCTGTTTGCCGACCTGCCCGAGGCGCTTGAAAACACTGTCGAGATCGCGCAGCGTTGCTCCTTCATCTTGAAGACCCGCGCCCCCATCCTGCCGCGTTTCACCGGCGTCAGTGACCATCCGGAAGAGGACGAGCGCAAGGAGGCGGCCGAATTGCGCCGCCAGGCGGTCGAGGGCCTCGACATGCGGCTTCAGGCCCTCGGCATGGCGGCAGGCTTCGAGGAAAAGGATTACCGCGAGCGCCTCGAATTCGAGCTGTCGATCATCGAGCGGATGAAGTTTCCCGGGTACTTCCTCATCGTTGCGGACTTCATCAAATGGGCCAAGCAGCACAATATTCCGGTCGGGCCGGGGCGCGGTTCGGGTGCGGGTTCTCTCGTCGCCTATGCGCTGACGATCACCGACGTCGATCCGCTGCGCTTCTCGCTTCTGTTCGAACGCTTCCTCAATCCCGAACGCGTCTCGATGCCCGATTTCGACATCGACTTCTGCCAGGATCGCCGTGAAGAGGTGATCCGCTACGTGCAGCGCAAATATGGCCGCGAGCAGGTGGCGCAGATCATCACCTTCGGTTCGCTGCAGGCGCGCGCTGCCCTTCGCGACGTCGGCCGCGTGCTCGAAATGCCCTATGGCCAGGTCGACAAGATCTGCAAGATGGTGCCCAACAATCCGGCCAACCCGACGCCGCTGTCCAAGGCGATCGAGGAAGACCCGAAATTCCAGGAGGAGGCCGAAAAGGAGCCGGTCGTCGCCCGGCTTCTCGATATCGCCCAGAAGATCGAAGGCCTCTATCGCCACGCCTCGACCCATGCCGCCGGCATCGTCATCGGCGACCGGCCGCTGTCGAAGCTGGTGCCGATGTATCGCGATCCGCGCTCCGACATGCCGGTCACCCAGTTCAACATGAAATGGGTGGAACAGGCAGGGCTGGTGAAATTCGACTTCCTCGGCCTGAAAACGCTGACCGTGTTGAAGACGGCGGTGGATTTCTGCCGCAAGCGCGGCATCGAGGTCGATCTGGCAACGATCCCGCTCGACGACAAGCTGACCTATGAGATGCTGTCGCGCGGCGAGACGGTCGGCGTGTTCCAGGTGGAAAGTGCCGGCATGCGCAAGGCACTGATCGGCATGCGGCCCGACTGTATCGAGGATATCATCGCGCTCGTGGCGCTCTATCGCCCGGGTCCGATGGAAAACATCCCGACCTACAATGCCCGCAAGCATGGCGAGGAGGAGATCGAATCGGTCCATCCCTCGATCGACTATCTGCTCAAGGAAACCCAGGGCGTTATCGTCTATCAGGAACAGGTGATGCAGATCGCCCAGGTCCTGTCGGGCTATTCGCTCGGCGAGGCAGACCTTCTGCGTCGCGCCATGGGTAAGAAGATCAAGGAGGAGATGGACAAGCAGAGCGAGCGCTTCGTCGATGGTGCCGTCAAGAACGGCGTCTCCAAGCCGCAGGCGAAGAACATCTTCGAGCTTCTGGCCAAATTCGCAAACTACGGCTTCAACAAGTCGCACGCCGCAGCCTACGCCATCGTCTCCTACCAGACGGCCTATATGAAGGCGCATTATCCGGTCGAGTTCCTCGCCGCGACCATGACCTACGATATGGCCAATTCGGAAAAGCTCAACGATTTCCGCGAGGATGCCGGGCGCCTCGGCATCAAGGTCATTCCGCCTTCGGTGCAGACCTCGTTCCGCCATTTCGAGACCGGCGAAGCGAAGATCTATTATGCGCTTGCGGCCATCAAGGGCGTTGGTGAATCGGCCGTCGAGCATATTACCGAGGTGCGCGGCGACAAGCCCTTTGCCGGCATCGAGGATTTCTGCATGCGCGTCGATCCCAAGCAGATCAACCGCCGTGTGCTGGAAAGCCTGATCTCCGCCGGCGCCTTCGACTGTTTCGGCCATGACCGCGCCCAGCTGATTGCCGGCCTCGACCGGGTGATCGGCTATGCCCAGCGCGCCCAGGAAGAGCGCGTCTCCGGCCAGTCCGATTTCTTCGGTTCATCTGCCTCGAGCGGGCCGGAAAAGCTCATCCTGCCGACATTCAATCCGTGGATGCCGTCGGAAATGCTGATGCGCGAATATCAGGTTCTCGGCTTCTATCTGTCGGCCCATCCGCTCGATACCTACAAGGATGTGCTTGCCAAGCTGCGCGTTCAGACCTTTGCCGATTTTGCCGCAGCCGTGCGTCAGGGAGCCACCGCCGGGCGTTTGGCCGGCACCGTCACCGGTCGCCAGGAGCGCAAGACCAAGACCGGCAACAAGATGGGCATCATCACGTTCTCGGATTCGTCCGGGCAATTCGAGGCTGTATTGTTTTCCGAGGCGCTGGCCCAGTATCGCGATCTTCTGGAGCCCGGAAAATCGCTGGTCATCACCGTCCAGGCCGATGAACGGCCGGAAGGCATCGGTCTGCGCATCCAGACTGCCCAGTCGCTGGAAGAGCAGTCGGTGCGCATGCAGAAGGCGCTGCGCGTCTTCGTGCGCGATTCCGGGCCGCTCAAAACCGTCGCGCGCCATCTCAATGCGAGAGGCGAGGGCCTCGTCTCCTTCATCGTCATCAAGGAGGACGGCCGGCGCGAGATCGAGGTGGAACTGACCGAGCGCTACCGCCTTTCACCGGAAATGGCAGCCGCCCTGAAGGCGGCACCCGGCGTACTCGACGTCGAGCTTGTGTGACCTGCGCCCGCCGATTGCGGACAGGTCAGTGCCGGGCATGATACGGTGAGATAGCCGGCCCGGGATCCGCGGGCCGGTCGAAGTTGTTCGATGACTAACTGCCGTGTCGGGACACCGAAGCCGGCTCAGGCGCCGATGGCTTCCTTGACCTGGTTGCGGCCGGCATTCTTGGCGGTATAGAGCGCCATGTCTGCCTGCCGGTAGGCCTCCGGCAATTGCGACAGGGATGTGAAGGATGAGACGCCGAAGCTTGCGGTGACATTCAGATTGTCCGGCAGGCCGGGCAGGGTCATCGTCGCGCCGCGCAGCGTATGCGCCAGAAGGGCGGCGGAGCGCAGATCCGTATCGGGAAGGAAGATCGCGAATTCCTCGCCGCCGATCCGGCCGAGTGCGGCGCTCTTCGGCGCACTGCTGTTCATCAGCCTGCCAAATCCCTGTATCACCAGATCGCCGACATGATGGCCATAGGTGTCGTTGATGCGCTTGAAGTGATCGAGATCGCAGAGGATGACGGCGTGCTGTCCGTTCGGCGCATGCGCAAGCAGCGACTGGACCTGCCGCTCGAAGCCGCGCCGGTTGGCAAGTGCGGAAAGAATGTCCTTCTCCGACTCGCTGCGCTGGTCGGCCATGATCTCCAGCACCAGCGTGGCAAGCAGGGTCAGCCCGACGGCGACGATGAGGATGGCGGTGGCGCTTTGCGAGATCAGCGCATAGTTGGTGTGGATATAGTCCGTGGCGGTCGTGCCTGCGCCGACATAGACCGCCAGCCCCGCCTTTATGAAAAAATGCAGCCCGGTCAAAAGCAGAAGCAGCCCGAGAAAGTGGTCAATCGCCTTGCGGCCGCGGGATGAAAGCACGCTGTAGGCACTGGCCAGAAGGACGATGGCAAACGGGCTCTGGTAGCAGAAGGCCTGCAGCGGCGTACCGCGTGGCAGGTCGTAAATGGCGTAGCTCAAAGCAACGCTTGCGACGGTATAGACGATGGCGATCCAGCGTCTGGGAGGGTGACCATAGAGTTCGCCGACGCCGATCCATATCAGCACCATGCCGGCAAGCACTGAGGCAAAGGCGCCGAGCGCGAAAGGCTTGGGCATGCCGGCATAGGCGACCAGCAGTTCGCATATCGCAGACAGAGAGGCGACACCGAAGCCGGATGCGAGCCAGAGCGCCGCCCGGCGTGACCGGCTGCGCCTCGCCACGACGGTAAAGACGGCGCTGAAACACAGCGCGACAACGAAATTCACCCCCAGGAAGAAAGCGGCGCCGTTCATCGATCCATCGCTGTCATCATGTCCTGTGTAAACCCCTTGATACACGCAATGATTGTTAAACGGAAAAAGCTAAGTTTTTGTACAGGCATGAATTCGCGCAAGGATACCCTCGCAGACCGAAGCCGAGATGGCACGGCCGGAGCAGAGAACCCCCTTGTAAAAATGTCATTCAGGCGTCCCACGGGGAAAGGACGCCTCATTCGACAAATTCAATGCAATTTTGGCAAAAAAAGGAGCGTGGATCACATCCGAGGCGTATTTTCACAGATCAGAGAGGGAATGGGGTTCGGCCGTCTCCTCCCCGGAGGACGGTCATGGAAGAGAACCAACACATAACCGTCCAACACTGATGGAAGCGTCGCCCGCGGGGGACACGGGCATCGGGGGTACTTCCATGCAACGGGCCTTAAGGGGGGAAGATGGTTGCAGTGTGGCACTGACAAGGTAGCAATATGCAACCTTAGTCTAATTCCCGGGGGGATCGGCTGCCCGCCGTCAAGAGGATTGCATCTCCCGGCCGCTCTGGCTGTGGCAGATGCTGCTCGGCATGGACGTTCAGCGCCTCGGGTGCTCGACTGTCCAAGAAGACTGCTGGTCAATAGAGACCGACGCCGCTTGCATAGGAGCTCTTGGAGCGCCGGGCGGGCTTCGGCTGGCTGTTGTCGTCAGCCTCGGCAACGGCCAGATTGGTCTGCGAATGCGTCAGCGTCACGAAGTCGGTGCCCTTGCCGGTCTCCGGCCCGAGCCCCTGGTCGGTGATCGTCAACGACGTGCCGTTAGCCATCAGTTCGCCGATCCTGTCGCGCAGATCCTTCGGGATGTCGATCCGGTCGAGCGCGGCTGCCGCGGCATTCGGCGCGCTGTCATCTGCGGGCTTGTCGATGCCGAGCTGCTTCATCTCGTCGTCGGTCATCTCGTTCTTCAGGGTCAGCCCATGCCATTCTGCCGTCTCGGCATTGCGGTCGACATGGTCGGCGGTGAAGAAATGCGTGCCGAGCGCCTGTTCGGGGTCCTTGATCTCGACCGGCGCCTCAAACAGCGGCTCGAAATCCCGGCGCACCAGAAGCTGGCCGTTCGGCACATCGGTCTTGCCCGCGGAATGATAGAGAGCGGCGAGGAAATCCTTGCCGAGCAGCGGGCCGTTGGCCGGCATGTTCTTCCAGCGCTTGTAGGCGGCAATCGCCTCGCGGGTCGTCGGGCCGGCAATGCCGTCCACCTCGCCGGCATCGAATCCAAGATCGGTCAGCATGCCCTGCACGTCGAGCATCGTCTCGCGCGGGCCGCGGCGATGGATGAGGATGCGCAGAGGCGCGCCATCGTTCTGCTCGGCTGCCGGCTGTACCGAGCCGGTGGTGACCGGATCGGTACCGGCAGAGGCGACCTTGTAGGAACCGTCGGCGGCCTTCTTCATCGCCGTCGGCCTAAGGTCGGCGTCGGGCAGCAGCGGTGAGGAGGGCATCGGCTTCAGCGGTGTAAACAGGTTGACGTCGTCGATCCTGACGGGAACCACCGGTTCATCGGAAATGACCACATGCACGCCGCGATCGGTCATGTCGTAGAGCGCCTTGGCCGTACCGGACGGAATGCGCACGCAGCCATGCGAGGCGGGATAGTTCGGCACATGCCCCTCGTGAAGCGCAATCCCCGACCATGTCAGGCGCTGCATGAACGGCATGGGCGCGTTCGAATAGATGTTGGATTCGTGATATTTTGCCTTCTCCAGCACCGAGAAGATGCCGCTCGGCGTCTCGTGCCCGGCCTTGCCGCTCGAGACACGCGTCTTCATCACGACCTTGTCGCCGTCATAGACCGTCATCGACTGCTGGTTCTTCGAGACGACGATCTCAAGGGTTGCGGCTTCGGCAAAAGCAGACTGGGAAAGAATGGTGCCGGACAGGAGCCCGAGGCTGAAAACGATGCCACGCAACATGAGGACCTCTTACGCATTACAATGGTCGTCACATTAGCGCGTCGAACTTAATGAAAATTTTCTGAAAAGTGGCGGTATCGTGTCAAAACATCACGTTTGCGCGATTCTGGCGCCGCTTTCGGCCACATTTTGTCCGTGGTCGCCAAAAAATCTTGACCGCCTATGCCACGCCTGGGGCCGTTCCAGACACAGACACAGACACAGACACAGACACAGACACAGACACAGACACAGGCACAGGCACAGGCGCTGCGCGTTATCTTGCGAAAAAGAGTTCGATGATCGACACCCCGCCGATCGGCGCGACAACCAGCGCAATGATGTTGAAGATGAGAACCGACAGGAGAATTTTTTCCTGTCTCGGCGTGAGCTTGTTACGCGGTCGTTCTGGCTTCTCCGGGCCGGAATAATAGCCGTTGAGATCGCGAAACATCATCCCCTCCGCATTGCCGGTTGAAACTGCTGCTGCTCGTAGGTTCCGCAGCGCAGGACGCCGCCCCGTAAAGGCACTCTCTCTGTTGATGATTGTCAAGCAAATGCCGCGGCACAGGGCAAAACCTTGCGCACTGTTGCAGCGGAGAGGCTGACGTCGCGACCGATCAGACATCACGGCAAGCGCCGGGCAGGAGACTGCCCGGGCAGAAACGTGGTGATCGTTCACGAACCGGCTGGCCGCGTCATCTGCGCGATCTGGTCTGCCTCAGCCTTTTTACCGGTTATGCGAGGGCCGCCCTAACCCTAGCGCCAGCCCTAGCCAGCAGGCAGCCTGCCATCGGGCGTCAGGTCATCCACCGCCTTCGGCAGGTCACGGCTCAGGCGCGCAAGGATCTCCTCGGTGGAAAGCCCGGTCTTTTCCGCAAGCTCCTCCAGAACCCCCGGTCCGATCGCCTGGGAAAGCTGGTCGGGGGCGATCTCTGCATTGGCGCCGGGCTCCACCCAGGATTTGGCCTTGTCGCCATGGCCGTTCTGCTGGAACGTATCGAGGAGGTCGCCGAGCCCACCGCTCAGGATCCCGCCGCTCGTCAAACCTCCGAGACCTCCCAGAAGCCCACCGAGGCCGCCGCCCGCGCCACTGCTGGAACCGCCTCCACCGCCCGGTCCGCCGGTCAGGCTCCCCAGAATATCACCGAGGCCGCCGGACCGCGCCTCAGTGGTCTCAGGCGTGGCACCAGATCCTTGCGGCTGCGGGCTCTGAATGCCGCGCAGAAAATCTGCAATCTTGTCCCTGTTCTGGTAGCCGGCAACGGCGAGCACGCCGAGCAGGGCTTTCAACTGACCGCTTACCATGATCTCCTCCTGTCAGGTTCGCTAAGCGGCATGCGTCACCATCCGCAATCCCGCCCGTCAACGCTTTCAACGCCGGCCCGGCGCGCAGGTTCCCTTCGATAGGGCCATGTCCTAACGATTTGTCAGGCGCTCACCGACGCTTGTCGCCGAATGTAAAGCCGGTCTCGACGGCGGCCGTTCCGAACTTGTCGCGCAGCCTGTCCATCGCCGCCTCCGCCGCCGCCCGGCGCCCCGCCTGCTGGTCGACGAGATCCGGCGGATCGGCAAGCTGCGGGTCGCAGAGATCGGTCACGCCGATACCGAGAAGGCGGAATTTCGTGCCGTCCGTTTCCTTCTCCATCAGCGACAGGCCAGTGCGAAAAATCCGGTCGGTCAGCTGTGTCGGGTCTTCCAGCCGTTTGTTGCGCGTGCGGCTCTTGAAATCGGCCGTCTTCATCTTGAGCACGACGGTATGGCCGGCAACGCCGTGCTTCTTCAGCCGCGCCGACACCTTTTCCGAAAGGCGGCGAAGGATCGGCA
Protein-coding sequences here:
- a CDS encoding lipoprotein-releasing ABC transporter permease subunit, which codes for MASVAASGEKEKVKKAPKAGAFSAFERMVAWRYLRSRRKEAYISVIAGFSFIGIMLGVATLIIVMAVMNGFRTELISRILGINGHMIIQPVDAPFTDYAELTKKFAAVPGVKMALPLVEGQTLASGKGGAGSGALVRGIRTEDLEKLHEVAGNIKQGDITGFAAGQGVLVGSRLAAQLGLSAGDKITLISPEGDVTPMGVNPRVKSYTISGIFEIGMSEYDATIIYMPLEESQLYFNAEGIVQSIELFVDDPDAIDDLRPKVEAAAGRQIYITDWRQRNETFFSALQVERNVMFMILTLIVLVAALNIISGLIMLVKDKGSDIAILRTMGASSGAIMRIFFMTGAAIGLVGTVAGVALGVVVCLNIESIRQFFSWVSGTVLFNPELYFLSELPAKMSIGETVSVVAMALVLSFIATIFPAWRASRLDPVQALRYE
- a CDS encoding membrane-bound PQQ-dependent dehydrogenase, glucose/quinate/shikimate family, producing MTKDYGTGEYSPVRIWLLRLFGLALLAIGLVLAAGGVKLVMLDGSPYYVLIGLALAVAGIVALVGRIWGLHVYLLAFVVTFFWALWEAGFDGWALVPRLVGPFILLVLALLLMPARFRNGSPTRRGASALAGLACLVIVVAGVFFGNSRPAPLPLPAAEADNAFLDDAIQPASTDWAAWGGGAGQRFSDLKQITPENVAGLKPAWVYHTGDIAKNYGVEMTPLKVGDMVYGCTSIHAAFALNAATGKQVWRFDPKSPEAYSPPNSACRGVTYYHNPQAVAGAACENRIIWGSWDGKIFAVDAADGKLCEDFGDEGHIDLTQGLGEIVPTMVSTTSAPTIVRGVVVTSQQVRDGERQKAPSGVVRGWDAVTGELKWAWDMNQPEITKLPPEGKTYSLGSPNVWSTAVGDENLGLVYLPVANPAGDYLSSNRTDAERKYGSSVTALDVQTGKPTWVHQFVKNDVWDYDVPAQPTLVDFPTANGKVPALVQTTKMGDIFVLDRRTGDLLTPVKDTPVPQGGVEPQERAATQVRSAFNSTSQPDLTEKQMWGMSPIDQMLCRIQFREANYKGMFTPPSADKPYIMAPGNNGGSDWGSLSVDVRRGVIVANYNIFTSYMQLIPRAEDDAMGVYYIGDPRSKMPRPGFNRPAADQPYGISPNQGWQMPTGLLCTQPPYGGIRAIDLKTGKTLWDKPFGTAERNGPFGIASHLPLEIGTPNNGGTLTTATGLIFAGATTDDHLRAMDLASGKTLWQAELPAGGQAAPMTYEQGGKQYVVIMAGGHHSMLTPAGDELIAYALP
- a CDS encoding ABC transporter ATP-binding protein, with product MAPRKTVLKLSGVERHYGQGETMLSILKGADFELKSGEIVALVAPSGTGKSTLLHLAGLLEHPDGGDVSIGGHSCNDLPDEQRTSIRRSEIGFVYQFHHLLPEFSAIENIMMPQLIGGLSKTEARGRAAQLLDYMRIGHRAEHRPAELSGGEQQRVAIARAVANAPRVLLADEPTGNLDPKTASYVFDALEALVRQSGLAALIATHNHDLAARMDRRVTIEGGKVVEF